The genomic region gcagtgtctccacccccttccctcactcatccatccatccacccacctcctttatccatccatctagGCATCAGTGGGGTTCAGAGTACTCGGACCGGTACCAGGGCCCCGGGCGCTACGTGCCCAGCCAGAGAAAGCCCCCAAGTGGGCTAAaggcccaccctgcctccccggACCCCTCCGGGACCCACACCCTCTACACCACGGAGAAGATACGCAGATACCTCAGCTCAGAGTACCAGAGGCAATACAACTACAGGGTGAGAGAGTAGCAGGCTTTTATGGTGTCCGGGTCTTTTTTCCTTAGTCTGGATCCTGTTTGAGCATCTCAACAAGTCAAATTTTGTTTGTAGAGCTCTTTTTTACAATGACAGTACCAAATTAAATGACTGCAATATACAAATCTTTTAGAGCCAGTGGCTTACATTACTCTGTTAGTGTTGTGAGACTACAGGTGAAGACTCCATTGGAATATTTTAGTTGGTAGTCTGTCAACAGCAGAGTAGCAGTACTAATCTACACATCTGCTCGAGACAGCTAGTTATAAAATGACACATTTGATCGTTTAGACAAACAGGTTGAAACAAAACACCACACCTTATGATCCTCACTTTGCCCTCCTTTCTTGCCTCTCCTGTGACCCAGGAGGAGTCAGGCCCGTCCCGGCCCAAGACAAGCCCGGTCTACAGCCAGCACCACAGGGTCTGAGTGTGATCTGGTTCCTCAAACCATCCTCCCAACATCCACACCCCTCTAACACGGCTAGTTCTATTTTAATACACGTACACAACAGTACCACATATCTCAATGAGGTTGGGTTTCTAAGCTTACACATTTTGGAAATAAAATCAATTGCATACTTCAACCTTCTATATTTACAGAATGTttgagagagcggggggggggggggggggcagggttaaCCCCCTTTTAGTGCATCCACATACAGCCCAAATTGTGGGCCAGACCAGTAAAAACAAACCTATAAATAAAACAACCCTCTGGAGGAATTTCTTCTCTGTTGAGTGGGTGGAACTGCATATTCCTTCTACAAGCACATAACATCCTGTCAATGTAGTATGCAGGGACCTGTAGCATGAAAGTATATTAAACATTTCCATTTAGAAACAAGTATTTTGGACACAAAGCACACAAGATCAACAGGGTTCATAACCATGCAGTAGGATAACTTGGCTTATACTGTATGGAAAGCAGAATTAAAGCAACATCAAATTAAGTTTAATAAAGACAATACATGTAAAATTATAACATTAACATATAATAACTGAGGAAGCCAAACTAGTGAGTGACCAATAAGGTACCAGATCTTtatttcatcatcatcatcttcattctCTTTTTTTGACGTCATTTTGATAATGCATGTCGCACACTGTGACAGGATTTCAACGCAGgtttttaaaaaacaaaaacgaaGAAACAACAGAATTGTTTACACGGAAATCCCTCACAGGTTCCAAGCTGCCTGCCGTAACTTCTGCCGATGATGCCAGGGTCCTTCCGCCAGTCATCAGGCCTTGACCCCGCACACACTCCCAGAGCCACACAaatactttctctctcacacacctgacACTCCCCGCCATAAAACCAGCCTCgcagaggaaaaaaaacaaacaaaaaaacccggcaaaaccaaaaaacgagaggaagaggaaacggCAAAACACTGATCAGGGTTGAAATCTCTATCCACAATCAAAtaccatcaccatggagacgcACACTGCATGGTGTCCCCCCTCGATCAAGGAGGAAAAATAATCAAACACTGAACTTCAGCTCTCTTCTAAACCACCCTAAATGTCTGCTGCCTGTATCCAATAGGAACACTTTACACTGAATGATTCCCTgtatccccaccccctcccctccaaccccctgcTCCCACACTTCCCTGCCTAGTTCTCCACAAGGGAACAAAACGGAAATAAAAAGCTTATTGAAGAGTATACACccaccccgccccgcccctACCCCAACCAACGCcccttcccccagcccctccccatctACCCCACCCAGCCTCAAAGCAGGCAGGTGTAGGGGCAGCTGCTGGGGGCCAGCAGCCACACAGTCTTTAGGAAGGCGCCCCCTTGTGGCGGGACCCTAGTATTTCATCCCGGGAACAAACTCCTTTGCTTCTGGGTTCAAGTTGCTCTTGCGCTGTcgggaaaagaaagagggaagaggaggatgtgatGTGAGATATCCAatttgtaagtatgtgtgttagtgAACCATGTGTCACTAACCAACAGACCAATATATAATATAGAAACACAGAATACTCATAAAAAGGATGATTGGTGCTCTAATTTTACTAtattgagaaagagaaaaaatacaCCTTAACACTTCTTTAGACAGCAGTGACCAcaactggggggtgggggcaatgGGAAAACTCACCACTACATCTGCCGGGTTGCTGTCGGCGACCGATAGACCGTTGAGCTGGTGCTGGATCTGCGCGACCCCGGGGTTGAGGTCACGGGATGGGATGAaccaatcctggtcctcctcctccagcatctCCTGGAAACAACGATCCAGAAACTCCTGCTCCAgaagctcctcctccacctgggagggacacacacgcacgcacacgcaggcATTATTACCTTCCGAGTTCATTGCAGTGCAAAATAACTAGTCGAAGCCGCCTTCATCCATTTTCCTCTAAAACCAACCTGTCGTTTCCCCCACTAAACCCACCTGTCTGTTGTACTCCTCCTCGTTTTCCATCCACATGTACTCAGCGAAGGGGTTGGCGTCCCCCTCCTTCAGGCCATTGGCCACCCCTTCCTCCttgcccccaggccccccactGCTGCCCCCGGGTGTCTTTGCCACTTCTGGACTGGTCATCTCCGCTGGCTCTGTAGGGAatggggacagacacacacacggtcagaatGTCAGACCGATGTGAGAGTGTAATATCAATTGTATAACACAAGTACAGATAATGGTTGGCAGTTATTAGCTCTATTCTGCTAATGTACTGTCTGGCATCAAAAGCAACTGTCAAAAGCAAAAGT from Osmerus mordax isolate fOsmMor3 chromosome 14, fOsmMor3.pri, whole genome shotgun sequence harbors:
- the paip2b gene encoding polyadenylate-binding protein-interacting protein 2B yields the protein MPEPAEMTSPEVAKTPGGSSGGPGGKEEGVANGLKEGDANPFAEYMWMENEEEYNRQVEEELLEQEFLDRCFQEMLEEEDQDWFIPSRDLNPGVAQIQHQLNGLSVADSNPADVVRKSNLNPEAKEFVPGMKY